AAGTTCTGTAATTGAGAGAATGCGGTTCACCCCGTATTCCCGTGCGGTAATTTCGGCGATACGCTGACACCAAACCTCGGTCAGTAGCAGAATAGGAATACTCGGTAAGCACTCTAAGGCACCCCCGCGAATTAGGCGTGTCATACGCCAGCCGTCGATCTCACCCATATCAAGAAAAGCGACCAGCATACTAATGTTATTCGTGCGAATAACCTCCAGAGCGGCCTTAGCCGACCTAGCCAGATGCAAATTGCTGTATCCTGCCAGAGTCAACCGGCCATGCAGCTCCTTTAGGAAATCACCATCGCGGCAAACCAGTAATACAGGTGCGCCGATTTCCACGTTCAGATAATCCATTCTCTTCCACCTGTCGAATTTCCGTTTTTGCCCGTAAAGGGCACCTCTATCAATTATACTTGGCCTCTGGCTTTGCGTTCGACTTATGCTCAAGGCAAAGGCCCGAAGAACGCAGTCTGGCAAACATCACTGCAACGCTGATCTTCTAGGGAAGGCAACCTCCTTCCGCTTCGCAGACCGGCTTACACTGAGGCTTGCCAAGCCGTGTAGAAAACAAAATCAATTAACGGAGGTGCCCTAAAGTCTAGTTCAAAGCCAATAGATTTGAATATAAAACACGCAAGTGTGCGATATCCATCCGGTTTTGAGGGCTGGAGCCAACAATACCGCTACCCGCACTAGAATTACTGGTTATATGGTACTTGCATTCACAGAACGATAGGTTTATTCCCCGCCTGCTAAAAGCCCACATACGACAAAACCAAATCGTTAAGCCTTTAACCATTTCACTGGGGCAGATAGCGGCCCACAGAAGTCACTGAATGCATTAGAATAAAAGCACGCGTTTAAAACCGAGGTATATATCGATGGATTTAGCAGGATGGCTGCAGCTGCATGTACTGGATGTTCTTGCCACTGGCTGGCTATTTTTGTGCTGGATAGGCTATTCGGTGTTCGCGCGACGCCGCGCAAAAAAAGTCTACTGCTTGTCTTCAGTGCTCCAACAATACCGTAAGCAATGGATATTGCGCATGTTACGAAGGGAGAATCGAATTGGTGATGTTGCCATTATTGCCAACCTCGAACGCAACGCCAGCTTTTTAGCCTCAACCTCTATACTGGTTATTGCCGGATTGGTAACCGCCGTTGCCTCCACAGACAAGATCCATGCCTTGCTAATCAACCTACCCTTCGCCAATACGGCAATAACCCCGCTCCAAGTACAGTTCAAAATTATTTTATTACTGTTTGTGCATGTGTTTGCCTTCTTCACGTTTACCTGGTCCATGCGGCAATATGGGTTCAGTGCCATCTTACTGGGTGCAACCCCCATGCACGACGAAGAACTTTCCACCACTGGCCCGGGTAAAACCTTTGCTTTCCATTTTTCAAAGGTCATCGATCAAGCCGGCCATAGCTATAATTATGGATTGAGAGCCTATTAT
The Teredinibacter franksiae DNA segment above includes these coding regions:
- a CDS encoding DUF599 domain-containing protein, with protein sequence MDLAGWLQLHVLDVLATGWLFLCWIGYSVFARRRAKKVYCLSSVLQQYRKQWILRMLRRENRIGDVAIIANLERNASFLASTSILVIAGLVTAVASTDKIHALLINLPFANTAITPLQVQFKIILLLFVHVFAFFTFTWSMRQYGFSAILLGATPMHDEELSTTGPGKTFAFHFSKVIDQAGHSYNYGLRAYYFSMAILIWLFHAGLYVFAVAVVVAILYAREFHSKTLSNMISAGALDDQIPPIK